In Candidatus Flexicrinis affinis, the following are encoded in one genomic region:
- a CDS encoding PAS domain-containing protein, with amino-acid sequence MFDNNLRFLLAEGRDLPAFGFNAARIVGYRLDEALNSDLARRYESHFLAALRGQQTTLEESFNDGRSVYSIQIGPARDADQSVVAGVMVCRNITAQRMAERNLRESEARTRALITAMPDTILVLNHDGLVVDYIPNRVIDIGVTLVPGMNIRDLPAPESMLRRAFDMIDRTLREGAIPPVDIAWTLPNGSTAHYELRCVAVTDRQVMMLVRNITTLRTAEAALRARLDELSALRVLEARLSDSIDYERVLDVGVEISRQLSGASAGFIAVQQAGDFRLMRAFGSEAAYRFSTVENLVQGICGRVLRTQRPRLSLTCPPTRTIFAALPETVAQITIPLMTHRGLVGLLSLESDVPNQFTETLFSVLCILAGRLAVALDNAQLHAQTVQQLEALRELHERVSDLEQVKTIMLQLGAHDLGDPLMLINNFVAYLRDDRQQGMPVGKAQFEYLEQIETAAERIYRISRDILDAERVDLLIDSERFEGCH; translated from the coding sequence ATGTTCGACAACAACCTGCGCTTTCTTCTGGCTGAAGGGCGCGACCTGCCGGCGTTCGGTTTCAACGCCGCGCGCATCGTCGGCTACAGGTTGGACGAGGCGCTCAACAGCGATCTGGCACGACGCTACGAATCGCACTTTCTGGCGGCGCTGCGCGGCCAGCAGACAACCCTCGAAGAGTCGTTCAACGATGGGCGTTCCGTCTACAGCATTCAGATCGGTCCGGCGCGGGACGCCGACCAGTCGGTGGTCGCCGGTGTCATGGTGTGCCGCAACATTACCGCGCAGCGTATGGCCGAACGCAACCTACGCGAAAGCGAAGCGCGCACTCGTGCGCTGATCACCGCGATGCCGGACACGATCCTCGTTTTGAATCACGATGGTCTGGTGGTCGATTACATTCCCAACCGCGTAATCGACATCGGCGTGACGCTGGTGCCGGGCATGAACATCCGCGATCTGCCCGCGCCAGAATCGATGCTGCGCAGGGCCTTCGACATGATCGACCGGACGCTGCGCGAGGGGGCGATACCGCCTGTCGACATTGCGTGGACGCTTCCGAACGGTTCTACGGCGCACTACGAGCTGCGGTGCGTCGCCGTTACAGACCGTCAGGTGATGATGCTCGTGCGCAACATCACGACCCTGCGCACGGCCGAAGCCGCACTGCGTGCTCGCTTGGACGAATTGAGCGCACTGCGCGTTCTGGAGGCGCGGCTCTCCGACAGCATCGACTACGAACGCGTGCTGGATGTCGGCGTCGAAATTTCTCGGCAGCTCAGCGGCGCATCGGCCGGATTCATCGCCGTACAGCAGGCCGGCGATTTTCGCCTGATGCGTGCATTCGGCAGCGAGGCGGCATACCGGTTCAGCACGGTCGAGAATCTGGTCCAAGGCATCTGCGGGCGCGTTCTGCGCACACAAAGGCCGCGTTTGTCCCTGACGTGTCCGCCGACCCGGACTATATTTGCGGCGCTGCCGGAAACAGTCGCACAGATCACCATTCCGCTCATGACGCATCGTGGACTGGTCGGGCTGTTGTCGCTCGAGTCGGACGTGCCGAATCAGTTCACCGAGACGCTGTTCAGCGTGCTGTGCATTCTCGCCGGGCGCTTGGCCGTTGCACTCGACAATGCGCAGCTTCACGCGCAAACCGTGCAGCAGCTCGAAGCCCTGCGCGAACTCCACGAACGCGTGAGCGATCTCGAACAGGTCAAGACGATCATGCTGCAGCTTGGCGCGCATGACTTGGGCGACCCGCTGATGCTGATCAACAACTTCGTGGCGTACCTGCGCGACGACCGGCAGCAGGGCATGCCGGTTGGCAAAGCGCAGTTCGAGTATCTCGAGCAGATTGAAACGGCCGCCGAGCGGATCTATCGCATTTCACGCGACATCCTCGACGCCGAGCGTGTCGACCTGCTGATCGACTCTGAACGTTTCGAGGGCTGTCACTGA
- a CDS encoding ATP-binding protein, producing MNDVVDAQRPAAESKDHSLSIDLPHDPATVEGVGAVLAQSVTDLINNAIKYTPQGGSISVRVRPDGDDYEFSVTDTGFGIPDEAKDQLFRPLSRVGSRETRRIAGTGFGLYLVKRIVERHGGSVFFTSVLGRRRSGSACPRRSLRDPPPRRDGGDLGVALVAIFVVRAAASGVRTPQVTFADAPPGLYATTSTITLRLR from the coding sequence GTGAACGACGTGGTCGATGCCCAGCGGCCCGCCGCCGAGTCGAAAGACCACTCGCTGTCGATCGACCTGCCGCATGACCCGGCCACGGTCGAAGGCGTCGGCGCCGTGCTGGCGCAGTCGGTGACGGATCTCATCAACAACGCCATCAAGTACACGCCGCAAGGCGGCTCGATATCCGTGCGCGTGCGCCCTGACGGGGACGACTACGAGTTCAGCGTGACGGATACCGGCTTCGGGATCCCTGACGAAGCGAAGGATCAGCTATTCAGGCCGCTGTCGCGGGTCGGATCGCGCGAGACGCGCCGTATTGCCGGGACGGGCTTCGGCCTGTACCTCGTCAAGCGCATCGTCGAGCGCCACGGCGGGAGCGTGTTCTTCACGAGCGTGCTGGGCAGGCGGCGTTCGGGTTCCGCCTGCCCAAGGCGCTCGCTCCGTGATCCGCCGCCTCGCCGCGATGGGGGCGATCTGGGCGTGGCGCTGGTCGCCATCTTTGTCGTTCGCGCGGCGGCAAGCGGCGTGCGCACGCCGCAGGTCACGTTTGCCGACGCGCCGCCCGGCCTGTATGCCACGACATCTACCATCACGTTAAGGCTACGCTGA
- a CDS encoding PD40 domain-containing protein, translated as MFTGIDGVNNPRWSPDGAWIAFSYEPPQDDTRHLYMVAADGGEPILLTDQDGWQDQAVWSPDSQRIAYNHYPAAPNSRPDVAVVDIETRITLVTRHPQTDTDPRWSPDGRSLAFVSDRYDVRPRLHVVPADRLDAVEPISVPGIAMRLYAYAWRP; from the coding sequence TTGTTCACCGGCATTGACGGGGTGAACAATCCGCGCTGGTCGCCGGATGGCGCGTGGATCGCGTTCAGCTACGAACCACCGCAGGACGATACGCGCCACCTGTATATGGTCGCAGCCGACGGCGGAGAGCCGATCCTGTTGACCGATCAAGATGGATGGCAGGATCAGGCGGTGTGGTCGCCGGACAGCCAGCGGATCGCCTACAATCATTATCCGGCCGCGCCAAACAGTCGGCCCGACGTGGCGGTGGTGGATATCGAAACGCGGATCACGTTGGTGACGCGCCACCCGCAAACCGACACCGATCCGCGCTGGTCGCCGGACGGGAGATCGTTGGCGTTCGTGAGCGACCGCTACGACGTGCGTCCGCGGCTGCATGTCGTGCCGGCCGACCGCCTCGACGCCGTCGAACCGATCAGCGTGCCGGGGATCGCGATGCGCCTATACGCGTACGCGTGGCGGCCCTGA